The proteins below come from a single bacterium genomic window:
- a CDS encoding OsmC family protein encodes MEKKATVRWVEGLQFVANPPSNHAILLDGAGPGGGADSAVHPKELLLCAVAGCTGMDVISILNKMKVQVKAFEMTVSADEAEEHPKYYRSIKVTYVLRGEDIPEDKVKKAVDLSSEKYCGVMATLRQPVAVSTEVRIEKG; translated from the coding sequence ATGGAAAAGAAAGCCACTGTCCGTTGGGTCGAGGGTTTGCAGTTCGTGGCCAACCCGCCCTCCAACCATGCGATCCTGCTGGATGGCGCCGGGCCGGGCGGCGGCGCCGACAGCGCCGTGCACCCCAAGGAGCTGCTGCTGTGCGCCGTGGCCGGCTGCACCGGGATGGATGTCATCTCGATCCTGAACAAGATGAAAGTGCAGGTGAAAGCCTTCGAGATGACAGTCAGCGCGGATGAGGCCGAGGAGCACCCGAAGTACTACCGCAGCATCAAGGTGACCTATGTCCTAAGGGGCGAGGATATACCCGAGGATAAGGTTAAAAAGGCCGTGGACTTGAGCAGCGAGAAATACTGCGGCGTGATGGCCACCCTGCGCCAGCCGGTGGCGGTGAGCACAGAGGTCCGGATCGAGAAAGGCTGA
- a CDS encoding glycoside hydrolase family 3 C-terminal domain-containing protein, giving the protein MQMFVFRYLTAGLAACVLALAAGSCAPKEKKMAYLDTGLPFADRTADLVSRMTLPEKISQMGHDAPAVDRLGIPSYNWWNEALHGVARNGIATVFPQSIGLAAAWDTDLHFRLATVISDEGRAKHNEAMRNGDHRIYTGLTFWSPNINIFRDPRWGRGMETYGEDPFLTARLGVQFVKGLQGDDPKYLKTVATPKHYAVHSGPEPERHRFDAVVGDRDFLETYLPAFHACIVEGGAWSIMGAYNRFRGHPCCASPTLLVDILRNEWHFKGYVVSDCWAIRDFYQGHNVVANAAEAAALAVRTGCDLNCGESYQEALGEAVEKGLLTEAEIDSAVTHLFLARFSLGMFDPDSMVPYAQIPVSVNDSPEHRALALEAAHKSIVLLKNAGGMLPLDRNKYKKVVVLGPQAVSLDCLLGNYNGHPSAYTTVLDGIRAKLPPEAEVTYRTGCGIAQNFENWEMVPPEAIQPVEGWNGKLKVEHFAGEAVSGEPVAVTDAPFIGFQYHRFHWPMVPQLEGQVHSARISGKVQAPVDGRYKLRLSCRDKFALSLDGAALVQSDTSAWTEKSAEVEFEAGSVHELQLEMTGMKGDGNVVLEWSLPVQADIAPVIRQADLIVLCLGLSPNLEGEEMPVEVPGFSGGDRTSLDLPATQEALLKQAVASGKPVVLVLMNGSALSINSADKSVPAIVEAWYPGEEGGKAVADVLFGDYNPGGRLPVTFYKSVDQLPSFEDYNMQGRTYRYFKGEPLYPFGFGLSYTTFEYGELSVPAEIVAGDSVKVAVTVKNTGSRAGDEVVQVYLSDLEASVPVPQRALVGFKRVSLAPGESARCEFSLAPDAFTIINDNGVRVAEPGAFEITVGGKQPGFKGSADAATTGAVTGQVTLR; this is encoded by the coding sequence ATGCAAATGTTCGTTTTCAGGTACCTGACGGCCGGCCTGGCCGCGTGTGTGCTGGCCCTGGCGGCTGGTTCCTGTGCGCCCAAGGAGAAAAAAATGGCGTATCTCGACACCGGATTGCCTTTCGCGGACCGGACCGCGGACCTGGTCTCGCGCATGACCCTGCCCGAGAAAATCTCGCAGATGGGGCACGACGCGCCGGCAGTAGACCGTCTGGGCATCCCCTCCTACAACTGGTGGAACGAGGCCCTGCACGGCGTGGCCCGCAACGGCATCGCCACCGTGTTCCCTCAGTCCATCGGTCTGGCCGCCGCCTGGGACACCGACCTGCATTTCCGCCTGGCCACGGTGATCTCGGATGAGGGCCGGGCCAAGCACAACGAGGCCATGCGCAACGGCGACCACCGGATCTACACCGGCCTGACTTTCTGGTCGCCCAATATCAACATTTTCCGCGACCCGCGCTGGGGCCGGGGCATGGAAACCTACGGCGAGGACCCGTTCCTTACCGCGCGCCTGGGCGTGCAGTTTGTCAAGGGCCTGCAGGGCGATGACCCCAAGTACTTGAAAACAGTGGCCACGCCCAAGCACTACGCCGTGCACAGCGGCCCGGAGCCGGAGCGCCACCGTTTTGACGCCGTGGTGGGGGACCGCGATTTCCTGGAAACCTACCTGCCGGCTTTCCACGCCTGCATCGTCGAGGGCGGCGCCTGGAGCATCATGGGAGCCTACAACCGTTTCCGTGGCCATCCCTGCTGCGCCAGCCCCACCCTGCTGGTCGATATCCTGCGCAACGAATGGCATTTCAAGGGTTACGTGGTCAGCGACTGCTGGGCGATCCGCGATTTCTACCAGGGCCACAACGTGGTCGCCAACGCGGCCGAGGCCGCCGCGCTGGCCGTACGCACCGGCTGTGACCTCAACTGTGGCGAGTCCTACCAGGAGGCCTTGGGCGAGGCGGTGGAAAAGGGCCTGCTCACCGAGGCCGAGATCGACTCCGCGGTCACGCACCTGTTCCTGGCCCGTTTCAGCCTCGGGATGTTCGACCCCGACAGCATGGTTCCCTACGCACAGATTCCCGTATCGGTCAACGACAGCCCGGAGCACCGCGCGCTGGCCCTGGAGGCGGCGCACAAGTCCATCGTTCTGCTGAAAAACGCCGGCGGGATGTTGCCCCTGGACCGCAACAAGTACAAGAAAGTGGTCGTGCTCGGGCCCCAGGCGGTTTCGTTGGACTGCCTGCTGGGAAACTACAACGGCCATCCCTCGGCCTACACCACGGTGCTGGACGGTATCCGGGCCAAGCTGCCACCGGAGGCCGAGGTCACCTACCGCACCGGCTGCGGCATCGCCCAGAATTTCGAGAACTGGGAAATGGTCCCGCCGGAGGCCATTCAGCCGGTCGAGGGCTGGAACGGCAAGCTGAAAGTGGAGCATTTCGCGGGTGAGGCGGTCTCCGGCGAGCCGGTGGCGGTCACGGACGCCCCGTTCATCGGTTTCCAGTACCACCGTTTCCACTGGCCGATGGTGCCGCAGCTGGAGGGCCAGGTGCACTCGGCCCGGATCAGCGGGAAAGTGCAGGCCCCGGTGGACGGCCGCTACAAGCTGCGTCTTTCCTGCCGCGACAAGTTCGCCCTCAGCCTGGATGGCGCCGCGCTTGTCCAGTCGGACACCAGCGCCTGGACCGAGAAGAGCGCCGAGGTCGAGTTCGAGGCCGGCAGCGTGCACGAGCTGCAGCTCGAGATGACCGGGATGAAGGGTGACGGCAACGTGGTGCTGGAGTGGAGCCTGCCAGTGCAGGCCGATATCGCCCCGGTCATCAGGCAGGCCGACCTGATCGTGCTCTGCCTGGGGCTGTCGCCCAATCTGGAGGGCGAGGAAATGCCGGTCGAGGTGCCCGGGTTCTCGGGCGGCGACCGCACCAGCCTCGACCTTCCCGCCACCCAGGAGGCCCTGCTCAAGCAGGCCGTGGCCTCGGGCAAGCCGGTGGTGCTGGTGCTGATGAACGGCAGCGCGCTGTCGATCAACAGCGCCGACAAGAGCGTGCCGGCCATAGTCGAGGCCTGGTACCCGGGCGAGGAGGGCGGAAAGGCCGTGGCGGATGTGCTGTTCGGTGATTACAACCCGGGCGGACGCCTGCCGGTGACTTTCTACAAGTCGGTCGACCAGCTCCCCTCGTTCGAGGACTACAACATGCAGGGCCGCACCTACCGCTATTTCAAGGGTGAGCCGCTCTACCCGTTCGGCTTCGGCCTCAGCTACACCACGTTCGAGTACGGCGAGCTGAGCGTTCCCGCCGAGATCGTCGCCGGCGACTCGGTCAAAGTGGCGGTCACGGTCAAGAACACCGGCAGCCGCGCCGGGGATGAGGTGGTCCAGGTCTACCTGTCCGACCTGGAGGCCTCGGTGCCCGTGCCGCAGCGCGCCCTGGTCGGGTTCAAGCGCGTCTCGCTCGCCCCGGGCGAGAGCGCCCGCTGTGAGTTCAGCCTCGCGCCGGATGCCTTCACCATCATCAACGACAACGGTGTGCGCGTGGCCGAGCCAGGCGCGTTCGAGATCACGGTGGGCGGCAAGCAGCCCGGTTTCAAGGGCTCGGCGGATGCCGCCACCACCGGCGCCGTGACCGGCCAGGTCACCTTGCGCTGA
- the gcvH gene encoding glycine cleavage system protein GcvH yields the protein MKIPKDLKYTKEHEWVRFEEDDLAVIGITDYAQNELGDIVYVELPEVGDQVETMESFGTIEAVKTVADLYSPVTGTVDEINDTLADEPELVNSDPYGDGWMIKVRTKEAPDDLLTPEEYKDMIG from the coding sequence ATGAAAATCCCGAAGGATTTGAAGTACACCAAGGAACACGAATGGGTCCGTTTCGAGGAGGATGACCTCGCGGTGATCGGGATCACTGATTACGCCCAGAACGAGCTTGGTGACATCGTCTATGTCGAGCTGCCCGAGGTGGGCGACCAGGTCGAGACAATGGAAAGCTTCGGCACAATCGAGGCGGTCAAGACCGTGGCCGACCTCTACAGCCCGGTCACCGGGACCGTGGATGAGATCAACGACACCCTGGCCGATGAGCCGGAGCTGGTCAACAGCGACCCGTACGGTGACGGCTGGATGATCAAGGTCAGGACCAAGGAAGCCCCGGACGATCTTCTGACCCCGGAAGAATACAAGGACATGATCGGCTGA
- the gcvPA gene encoding aminomethyl-transferring glycine dehydrogenase subunit GcvPA produces the protein MRYTPHTEADVKRMLESLGLNSLDELFRSIPAEVQARCRLSLPEPLTEMEVTALVEEVAAANCDPFATLSFLGGGAWDHYIPAATWQLLSRSELYTCYTPYQAEVSQGTLQAIYEYQSLVCRLTGMDIANASGYDGGSVTADAALMAAAINDERSVVLVSDTVNPAYRQVVETYNSGGRCTVRRVPSKNGATDPEALAAALDEDTVCVIVQSPNFLGALEDTAALCALAKEKGALSVVVCDPVALALTTSPGEAGADIAVGEGQPLGVPLSFGGPYLGFFATREGYKRQLPGRLVGMTEDVNGKPGYVLTLQTREQHIKRERATSNICTNQALLALAATIHLTLLGREGLTEAANLSLQKAHYLAERIAALPGWSLAYPEQPFFREFVLRPPKPPREVIEKALARGFLAGIDLGRLDSQWEGLLLTAVTEKRTRKQMDSLVETLASL, from the coding sequence ATGAGATATACGCCACACACCGAGGCCGATGTCAAGAGGATGCTCGAAAGCCTCGGCCTGAATTCGCTGGATGAGCTTTTCCGTTCCATCCCGGCCGAGGTCCAGGCCCGCTGCCGTCTGAGCCTGCCCGAGCCCTTGACCGAGATGGAAGTCACCGCCCTGGTCGAGGAGGTGGCCGCCGCCAACTGCGACCCCTTCGCCACGCTCAGTTTCCTGGGCGGCGGGGCCTGGGACCACTACATCCCGGCCGCCACCTGGCAGCTCCTTTCGCGCTCCGAGCTCTACACCTGCTACACGCCCTACCAGGCCGAGGTCAGCCAGGGCACGCTCCAGGCGATCTACGAGTACCAGAGTCTTGTCTGCCGCCTGACCGGCATGGACATCGCCAACGCCAGCGGCTACGACGGCGGCTCGGTCACGGCGGATGCCGCCCTGATGGCCGCCGCGATCAATGATGAGCGTTCGGTGGTCCTGGTCTCGGACACGGTGAACCCGGCCTACCGTCAGGTGGTGGAAACCTACAATTCCGGTGGGCGCTGCACTGTGCGCCGGGTGCCGTCGAAGAACGGCGCCACCGACCCTGAGGCCCTGGCCGCGGCCCTGGATGAGGACACGGTCTGCGTTATCGTGCAGAGCCCCAATTTCCTGGGAGCGCTGGAGGACACCGCAGCCCTCTGCGCCCTGGCGAAAGAAAAGGGTGCGCTCTCGGTGGTGGTCTGCGACCCGGTGGCCCTGGCCCTGACCACCTCGCCCGGCGAGGCGGGGGCCGATATCGCAGTGGGCGAGGGCCAGCCCTTGGGCGTGCCGCTCAGTTTCGGCGGACCGTATCTGGGCTTTTTCGCCACGCGCGAGGGCTACAAACGCCAGCTCCCGGGCCGTCTGGTCGGCATGACCGAGGACGTGAACGGCAAGCCGGGCTACGTGCTCACCCTTCAGACCCGCGAGCAGCATATCAAGCGCGAGCGCGCCACCAGCAACATCTGCACCAACCAGGCCCTTCTGGCCCTGGCCGCCACGATCCACCTGACCCTGCTGGGCCGCGAGGGCCTGACCGAGGCGGCGAACCTGAGCCTGCAGAAAGCCCACTATCTGGCCGAGCGTATCGCGGCCCTGCCCGGCTGGAGCCTGGCGTACCCGGAGCAGCCGTTCTTCCGCGAGTTTGTGCTGCGGCCGCCCAAGCCGCCGCGCGAGGTGATCGAGAAAGCCCTGGCGCGCGGGTTCCTGGCCGGGATCGACCTGGGGCGTCTGGACAGTCAGTGGGAGGGCCTGCTTCTCACCGCGGTGACAGAGAAGCGGACAAGAAAGCAGATGGACAGCTTAGTGGAAACCCTGGCCTCGCTGTGA
- a CDS encoding acetyl-CoA carboxylase carboxyltransferase subunit alpha: MNGQYLDFEKPIHDLVDRIAELDRLSESQGLDLRSEIGKLEKKLARLREEIYRKITPYQRVQLARHPQRPYALDYIGSVFEGFVELHGDRQFRDDPSIVAGWAWFEGRAVMVIGQQKGRDTKEKIYRNFGMPHPEGYRKALRLMYLAEKFSRPVVTLIDTTGAYPGLGAEERGQAEAIARNLREMTLLRTPLVSVIIGEGGSGGALALGMGNRVLMLENATYSVISPEGCASILWRDDAEKEKAAAALKLDAKSLFGFGIIDEIIPEPNGGAHMDPAASSASLKEVLSRHLAQLSKVKPEELVRQRIDKFSHMGAYEE, from the coding sequence ATGAACGGTCAGTACCTCGATTTCGAGAAACCGATCCACGACCTGGTGGACAGGATCGCCGAACTGGACCGTCTGTCGGAGAGCCAGGGCCTGGACCTGCGTTCCGAGATCGGCAAGCTGGAGAAAAAACTGGCGCGCCTGCGGGAGGAAATATACCGCAAGATCACACCTTACCAGCGGGTCCAGCTGGCCCGTCACCCGCAGCGCCCTTACGCCCTGGACTACATCGGCTCAGTGTTCGAGGGGTTCGTGGAGCTCCACGGCGACCGTCAGTTCCGCGACGACCCGAGCATCGTGGCCGGCTGGGCCTGGTTCGAGGGCCGGGCCGTGATGGTGATCGGCCAGCAGAAAGGCCGCGACACCAAGGAGAAAATCTACCGCAATTTCGGGATGCCGCACCCGGAGGGCTATCGCAAGGCGTTGCGCCTGATGTACCTGGCCGAGAAGTTCAGCCGTCCGGTGGTGACCCTGATCGACACCACGGGCGCCTACCCCGGCCTGGGGGCCGAGGAGCGCGGCCAGGCCGAGGCGATCGCCCGCAACCTGCGCGAGATGACCCTGTTGCGCACGCCCCTGGTCTCAGTGATTATCGGCGAGGGCGGAAGCGGGGGGGCCCTGGCCCTGGGCATGGGCAACCGGGTGCTGATGCTCGAGAACGCGACCTACTCGGTTATCTCGCCCGAGGGCTGCGCCTCGATCCTGTGGCGCGATGACGCGGAGAAGGAGAAAGCCGCCGCAGCGCTCAAGCTGGACGCTAAAAGCCTGTTCGGGTTCGGCATAATCGACGAGATAATCCCCGAGCCCAACGGCGGGGCGCACATGGACCCGGCCGCCTCCTCGGCCAGCCTGAAAGAGGTGCTCTCGCGCCACCTGGCTCAGCTCAGCAAGGTCAAGCCCGAGGAGCTGGTGCGCCAGCGGATCGACAAGTTCAGCCACATGGGTGCGTACGAGGAGTGA